A genomic window from Triticum urartu cultivar G1812 chromosome 7, Tu2.1, whole genome shotgun sequence includes:
- the LOC125523204 gene encoding 3-ketoacyl-CoA synthase 5-like produces the protein MVLVLLVDNLFLIWHDTSAHIRLFLLFLCVTTAITLYLMNGSRTVYLVDYACFRPNANHRISKAAWIENIHHSQSDNNDDDNHRFLTRISERSGLGDETYLPPPHHYIPPHYSLSEARAEAELSIFTAIDDLLAKTSINLDAISILIVNCSIFNPTPSLADMIMRRYKLRDDICNVQLSGMGCSAGLIAVGLAKDLLQTAPSDAHALVVSTEIMNRTYYTGRKREMQVFNMLFRMGGSAVLLSTSGTKARFQLAHVIRTCTGYQDNAYQCVFHEEDDKGNLGLNLSKNLVDVAGKALRANIITVGPLILPLSVKIAIFLSYISGKVLNGTAKPYVPDFRTAFDHLCVHAGGRAVIDAVQRSLGLLDEHVEPSRMTLHRFGNTSSSSVWYELAYSEAKGRMTKGDRVWMIGFGSGYKCNSAVLKCVQPANNADKAWQDCIYRYPMDVPKEV, from the coding sequence atggtACTGGTACTCCTAGTAGACAATCTATTTCTCATTTGGCATGATACTTCTGCACACATCCGCCTCTTCTTACTTTTTCTGTGCGTTACCACTGCAATCACCCTGTACCTCATGAACGGTTCGCGCACCGTATATCTTGTTGATTATGCCTGCTTCCGGCCTAATGCCAACCACCGCATCAGCAAGGCCGCATGGATTGAGAACATTCACCACTCCCAGTCtgacaacaacgacgacgacaaCCATCGGTTCTTGACCCGTATTTCTGAACGGTCAGGCCTTGGCGATGAGACCTACCTCCCGCCTCCCCACCACTATATCCCACCGCATTATTCTTTAAGCGAAGCTCGTGCAGAAGCGGAACTGTCCATCTTCACGGCCATAGATGATCTGCTAGCGAAGACATCTATCAACCTTGATGCAATTTCCATACTCATCGTGAACTGCAGCATTTTCAATCCAACTCCGTCGCTCGCTGACATGATCATGAGAAGATACAAGCTTCGAGATGATATATGCAACGTGCAACTCTCTGGGATGGGCTGCAGCGCAGGCCTCATCGCGGTGGGTCTTGCGAAGGACCTCTTGCAGACCGCTCCCTCCGACGCGCATGCCTTGGTTGTGTCCACGGAGATTATGAATAGGACCTACTACACTGGGAGGAAGCGTGAAATGCAAGTGTTCAACATGTTGTTCCGCATGGGTGGCTCCGCGGTGCTCCTCTCAACCTCGGGTACCAAAGCTCGTTTTCAGCTCGCGCACGTGATTCGGACATGCACCGGGTACCAAGACAATGCATACCAATGTGTGTTCCATGAGGAAGATGACAAGGGGAATCTTGGTCTCAATTTATCCAAGAACCTTGTGGACGTTGCTGGCAAGGCTCTCAGGGCTAACATCATCACGGTTGGACCTCTTATTCTTCCTTTGTCAGTCAAGATTGCAATTTTTCTCTCATACATTTCAGGGAAGGTGCTAAATGGAACCGCCAAGCCATATGTGCCCGATTTCCGCACAGCTTTCGACCATTTGTGCGTCCATGCGGGTGGACGAGCGGTGATTGATGCAGTGCAACGTAGCCTCGGTCTGCTAGATGAGCATGTTGAGCCATCAAGGATGACACTTCACAGGTTTGGGAACACATCGAGTAGCTCGGTATGGTATGAGCTGGCCTACAGTGAGGCCAAGGGTCGAATGACGAAGGGGGACCGAGTTTGGATGATTGGGTTTGGCTCAGGATACAAGTGTAACAGTGCGGTGTTGAAGTGCGTCCAGCCAGCAAACAATGCTGATAAGGCATGGCAAGATTGCATATATCGCTACCCAATGGATGTTCCTAAGGAGGTGTAG